Within Tamandua tetradactyla isolate mTamTet1 chromosome 10, mTamTet1.pri, whole genome shotgun sequence, the genomic segment AGAGCGCGCGGGGCGGCGGGCGGGCCCCCGCAGGCCGCACGCTCCCCGCCGCCCTCCGCTGCCCCGGCCTGGCGCGGGCCGCGCCCCTGGGGCTGCGGGCGGGGCTGCAGCCGTCCCGGCGGGCCTGCGCGAGTGCGGGCCACCCCCTCTCCGGGGCGGACGCGCGGGAGGCACCGCGGGCCCCGGGCTCGGCACAGACACGCCGGTCGGCGGCGGCGTCACCAGGCGAAGAGCGGCCGTCCGTCCTCCCGGGACAGCTCGCACAGGCAGCTGAGCAGCAGCAGCGAGTCGCCCAGGAACTTGGGGGGCACCACGTCGATGACCAGCTTGCGCAGCGCGGCGGGGCTGCTGTGCAGCGGGTGGGCGCGCAGGTCGGGGCGCTGCTTGAGGATGCCATAGGTGTTGATGAGGAACTCGCTGAACACGGGGTGCACGTCGCGGCTGTACCCCAGCTTCTCCAGGCGCGCCGTCAGCGTCAGGTAGCGCTGCGTCAGCTCGCGCAGCTTCTTGTCGTCCACGGAGCCGTCCAGGGACTTGACGGAGGCCTGCGGGCGGGCGCGGGTGAGCGCGGCCCGCCGTCCCGCTTGGCAGGCCCCCGCCCGGGCAGCAGTGGGGAACGCAAGGCCCCGCGCCGGCCCAGCCACGCAGGTAAGCCCGGAGACCCGCAGCTTCCAGCCCGGCCCCAGGAGGCGACTCTCGGGCCAGACCAAGTCGTAAGCGCTGGGCGGCGCCGAGCGCCCGCCCGGAAACTGTCCCAGGGCCGCGAAGGCCTGCGCAGCCGCACCCGCCGCCCACCCACCCAGGGGCCGCCGTCCTGCCCGTCCCTGTGCCCACCTGCTTGATCTTCTCGGGGATGTTGGACACCGTGAAGCCGTACAGCCGCGTCACGCCCGGGAACACGTAGGCCAGGATGCGCCGGTCCAGCTGGAAGGCGATCTCCCCGACCACGCGCGCATCCTTCTCCGTGCCCGGGGCGCTCTGCACCTCTGCAGGGGCGGGGGCGTCACCTGCCGCCCCAGGCTTCCCCCCATTTTAGTTCAAAGGAGCCAGCTCCAGCCAAGGCCGGGTGTGGCTGAGGCCCCTGGAGCTGCTGCTCCAGGTGGTCCAGCCCTGACCCCCTCTGTGGTCTGGAAGGTGGGTGCTGCAGAGTGCACCCCCCCAGGTGCCTCGAGTAAAGCCTGGGGCATGCCCCTTGTGCCAGCACCAGGCCTGGCACAGCCCCTGCCCTTCCCGGCTGACCTGCACGCCTCCCCCAATCAGGGGAACAAAACACACGTCAGCCACACATGGGTTAAGCGTCTCTCCTTCCTCCAGACCCCTGAACTTTAAGGCCATATTCCTAAAAACAAGCTGCTCCAGCAGTAAATATTCTCGGTTCTACCTGAAGAAGCAGGACAAAATAGGACAACTGCCAATCCCTGGTTTCCTGTCCAGCTCTGAAAGCACtaacagacaactgcaagtccTGTGTCTCTTATTGAACTGCAGACCTCCCGGGACAAAACTTTCCCCTAAAGCCCTGAAACCCACCCCCCCCAAACCATCGAAACCTCCCCAaacataaaagcttgtaaaatcgtGGGCCCCAAGCAAACTCTTAGTAATGGAAAGCCTGCGGTTGTAATCTGCTCACAGACAAATTCTGGATGTGTGAGGGCCTGCCACAGCCATCAATTGTTGTCTCTTCCTGCAACAGGGCCCTGTAAGCACCGGTGGTCAGAGGTCACCATGGAAAGCCGTGACCAGCGAAGACCTTCTGTACAGCGAGCAAAACCCTTCCACTCAGTACCTGACCCTCCCCTGGGCTCGTCCCAGTTGATCTCTTTTATGTGCAGGTTCCATCCATGCCAGCCGGCTTCCTGTggccctctctccctctctccctctctgtctcccccCTCCATGTCTGAGTCATCCCCTCCAAAAAGGACCCCGCTGAGAGGGCTGGACCACACACGCCCTAACCGAGGCCCTCATTAGGTGGCTTACACTCACGGGAGTGGACCAGCTTTAAATGCCTTCCCGGTGCGCTCAGCTGCACCCCCACGGCAACCCTCCCCCACTCCTGTGGGTTTGTGGGCCCATCGCAGATGGGACCTCTGACGAGGCTGGGACCCCCTGAAGCAGGACGGGTCTCACCCCTGGTACTTGGAGGCCTTGGGAGACGACGCAGGGGAGAAGCCATGGGAGCAGGCAGATCCGGAAGTAAAGGGACACAGAGGAAAACGGAGACGACACCAGCACATACATCGCCAGCTGgcgggaaagccaaggaactccggCTCGTCAGCCAGGAGACACCAGCCCTGCAGGGAAGCCTCGTCTGAAACCAAAAGCCCCACATTCCTGCTGTTAAGCCGACCCACCATTCGGCatttttagcagctgagaaaccaAAAGAAGTGGCAACACACaatcagaaactgaaatttaTAGAATAATACTATTTATTATAGCATCAAAAATATGATATACTGAGAGGCAAATTTGATGACAGACCGTAAGGCCTACATATAGGAAACTACAGACTTCATtgagagaaattttttaaaggcctaaaaaaatggaatttagttTTCTTGGATCAGAAGATTCAACATTTTAAGGTATCGTTTCTCTACAGATCGACCAAATTTATCTGTAGATCCAGcacaatcccaaacaaaatcccagcaaggtttttggaggtacagaaaagctgattctaaaatgtatctgATAACACGAAGGACCTAAGGCCCAGGACAGATCCGAGAAAGAACAGGGCCCCTGTCCTGACTGCAACCCTCAGTCATCGAGGCACCGCGTGTCGGGATCAGCAGAGACAGAGGAGTGGAACAGACGGAGTTCCGAATAGGTGCCACGGGTAACCACGACCGGTTTCTGCCTGAAACGTCCCTACAGTGAGGGGTAGAGGTGATCTCTCCAGTGTTGGCGCTGGAGCTAGTGGGCATCTAGATGCACAGCTCAACCCGTATCCAAGCAGTAACCTCAAACAGATCAGACACCTGAATATTCAGACAATCTGAATCtataaagcttctggaagaaaacgtagaaaacatttcttaaacagaacacaaacatttcttaaatgggacacaaacatttcttaaatgggacataaacatttcttaaataggacacaaaaatatgaactatataaaagaaaaaatcagtaagttgaatttcatcaaatcaAACACTTTTGCTATTCACTAATTACtgccatgaaaatgaaaaagctaGGCACAAACTGGGAGACGCTATTTACAAAAACATGCATCCAGCAAAGGGCCTGTATGCAGAATTTATAAGACAACTCACTTTTCCAAAACTGGTCAATTGAACAGACTTCATGAAATAAAGCatggcaaaaaagcacatgaaaatactCAGCGTCAccaatcatcagggaaatgcacatTTGACCCCCCACCCACCGCGTGGAGTGGCTGAAGTGAGGTCGACTGGCCTGCCACACCACGCCACGCGGGGCAGTGGTGTCCCCCCGCGGATTCTCGCTGCTGCACCCTCCTCTCCTCAGCCGCTAAAGAGACAAGAAGGCTGCCTTTCTCAGAGGGGACCCCAGGCTTCCCAGCCTCTGAGCTGGCTCATCGGAGCCGGTTCCTGTCCGCTGGCGGCAGAGCCTAAGGACCAGCCCTCCTGGCTCCGAGGCCCTGGAGCAGCTGCTGCATCAGGGAGCTGCCGGGAGCAGGCTGAGAGGGCAGTGCCTCCCACAGCCACTCTGTGCTTGGAAGTGGAGGGACACCTCGAGGCGCAAAGGTGCCCACCTGAGTGGGTGGGGCAGAGGCGGGGACAAGCTCCGTTCCTGCTCCCCCAGGGGCCAACCCTCCCTCCGGGGGCCCCCACCTGCACTGGTGCTCCACACACTGTCCCTGTTGTCCCACTGTTCCCAGCAGCGACCCTCTGCCTAGGCCCCAGGTGCCCTCCCAGCCCTCTGGCCCGTGACATGTCCAGCTTGCCATGGAACTCCTGCCCCAGAGCCACTGAACACCTTCCGGGGGGCAGCCCCCACGGCAGATGGGCTCCACACAGCCCAAGACAACAGACAGTGCCGGGACGCCTTGGAAAGGCTGCGGGCTGGAGGGGGTGGCAGGTGCTTGGAAAGAGGTTTGTACGGGGACCTGACAGCCCATCTGAGTCCTGGGGTGCACTGGCCACCTGAGGGCCCAATAGTCAGGGGGGCAGCAGGTGCAGCCCTCGAGCTTCTACTGGGGAGCCGCAAGGGGCTGCAGCGGTACGGCCCAGAGCCGTCCCCTGGGGACGTGCGGTGGTGACAGGGGTGAGACCTGCCTTAGACCCCAAGGCCAAAGACCCTGCCTCTGTGCAGAGAGCAGGGAGGGGCGCTGCGCCCACGGGCTCCGGGGACTAGGCTGCCGGTGCCCCGCAGAAGGCCACCTGGGCAGCACCCCGGGGCATTCGCtccagcctggggctggggccacAGCAGGGCAGGAGGGGTGCTGCTCCCGGGGCAGACACGCCACGCCCGCGGCCAGAGCCCCCTGTCCTGGGAGGGCAGCCCCACATGAGTTAGAGGTGGGATGGTCGTTGGACACCTCGTCACCCTCCCTGGATTTCAGCTAGGAAAGCTGAGGCCTAGAGGCGTGGGGTCCCCCAAGCTTGCTCAGCACCCTAAAAAGGGCGCAGCCGGGAGCTCTCAGCTCCTCCCGCTGCCCAGGGTTGCAGGGTGAGGGGaacggccccgccccgccccggcccccccgccccccacccctgctcccgcCCCGCGCACCGTGGAGGTAGTAGCTCCTGCGGGCCCTGTCCGCCGCGGGCAGGCTGCTCTCTGAGAAGCACACCTTCTTGGGCCGCGCCATCTCCCTGGGCTCGAGCAGCGGCTTGTCGGCCAGCGGGTCGGGCAGGTGGCCGAGCAGCGGGGACAGCTTCCTGTCCAGGCTGCGGGCGGCGCCCAGCTCCGGGGGGCTGAGGAAGGCCTTGAAGGACGCAGGGGCGGCGGCGTAGCCTGGGCACGCGTCGTCCTCGCCGGAGCAGAGCAGGTCCTCCAGGGACGGTGCGTCGGAGACGCCCGGGAATCGGCTGTACTCGGGCCCTGGGGCGCAGGGACAAGGGCGAGGGTCAGGCGGGGTCCCCCGATGGCGCTCTGGAAGCAGAGGGGAGGGCGCGCCTGCTGCCCCACGGCCGCCCTGCCCTTGCAGCCGCATTAAATATCAACATCTTTTACATGTAGCTcgtattttaaccttttttgtgGTGATTCGTTAAAGAATTTAAATGTTAACCTAAATTTGCCACTTTATGGTCATGAAATCCTTTTCTACTCCCATATCATGAATTTGTTCCCCTAGCAATAAAGCATATGTATTTGAGAAATTGATTTTCTAAGAGTTGTGTGAAAACATTAAAACGTGCCTAGGAGAACAGGGCCAGGCTGCTCATCCGCTTGCCGCCGCCGAGGGCACCGTGGGAGCACGGAGCCGCCACCCAGATCCCCCGAGTCTGGAGCCGTCGTCCAGGCTGCTGCCTTCGTGCGCCCCGCCTGCACCCCGAGCTGCCCCCGAGGCCCTGCCCGGCCTCCCCTGTGCGTGTCCTCGTCCCGTGAGCCAGCCGGGGACATCTGGCACAAGCTAGGGGCCAGGCGGACATGCTGGGCCACTGTCCAGCCACCTCGGTGTCCCGCTGGGGCCACCCCACGTCCCGAGCCCCCGGGAGCCCGCTGTGGAGGCGGCTGAGGCTGGGCATGGGGGCTCCAGGGCGAGCGAGCTGGGAGCTGGGCTCGGAGGCTGCTGCGCCTGCCCTCCTGTCCTCCCGGCACTGCTGCTGGGTTAGGGATGGAAAACGCTTGCTGAGAAAGCAGGGCTAGGGCCTGTTAAGTGTTCGGAGACGGAAGCCGTAAGTCCCTTGGGATTTGACCCTTTCATCCTCTTTGGTTTCAGAGTTTTGT encodes:
- the FTCD gene encoding formimidoyltransferase-cyclodeaminase isoform X1 produces the protein MAEGGELLSRLLSENADLKKQLRLLKENQMLKRLLSEGCRAREPPFPVPPEDRCPGGSGPEYSRFPGVSDAPSLEDLLCSGEDDACPGYAAAPASFKAFLSPPELGAARSLDRKLSPLLGHLPDPLADKPLLEPREMARPKKVCFSESSLPAADRARRSYYLHEVQSAPGTEKDARVVGEIAFQLDRRILAYVFPGVTRLYGFTVSNIPEKIKQASVKSLDGSVDDKKLRELTQRYLTLTARLEKLGYSRDVHPVFSEFLINTYGILKQRPDLRAHPLHSSPAALRKLVIDVVPPKFLGDSLLLLSCLCELSREDGRPLFAW